In Aspergillus fumigatus Af293 chromosome 4, whole genome shotgun sequence, one genomic interval encodes:
- a CDS encoding homeobox domain-containing protein, with protein sequence MSSTDTSDPSTMSTTSTAANTASSSSAASTPSPSNSSVTTAPSTSTSRRPPRKSTLTQQQKNNKRQRATQDQLVTLELEFNKNPTPTAATRERIAQEINMTERSVQIWFQNRRAKIKMLAKKSIETGEGCDSIPESMRQYLAMQFDPSKAGARDPFGRTGAYGANGAYPSESAPSGKVVIHHFTCRSLTIGSWRRIGQNAMDLVVFYSPEKACMTYYINNDSAGYKIEYPFSYIKNITLESGDANAQPNGVPTRPAGLLVELNRPPLFYMDSSNSGGFYQCGDFTEDQQASQILVHHLGGHPKVLSVQLAKLVSLESFQNRLAYSNLTMAPPMSPHFIQRPASQPNQFAPAFMNMYQDQSTLNIPVARGHKRQRSRSVPVAVDFSAMQMSHFPSYNMPQTPTPYHNADSGIFAPVPQSAQPLALNLRIDTSPSYGFDPRGHPMSATTTGSPSDFASPSIFATSATGESTPVATHMGPSFSLPFVAPSVDSSSMGHAAPSYSNVSHADPMIAEHSPPLSNMAHTPQDMYTLRTEQQTNLGDDVMGLNEMFVKQSMDYSVPTTMGLECNTYDLPMQTLSGQTSPLPATNYQSMEGVDLNSLAPGS encoded by the exons ATGTCTTCGACAGACACCTCCGACCCATCGACTATGTCGACAACCTCGACCGCCGCCAACACGGcttcgtcatcttcggcgGCTTCAACCCCTTCTCCCTCCAACTCCAGTGTCACCACGGCtccttcaacatcaacatcgcGCCGGCCGCCCCGGAAAAGCACTTTGACCCAACAGCAGAAGAACAATAAGCGACAACGGGCAACCCAGGATCAGCTGGTTACTCTGGAACTTGAGTTTAACAAGAACCCTACTCCCACGGCAGCCACGCGCGAGCGCATCGCTCAGGAGATCAATATGACTGAGCGTTCGGTTCAGATTTGGTTCCAGAACAG ACGAGCCAAGATTAAGATGCTTGCGAAAAAGAGTATAGAGACCGGTGAAGGCTGTGATTCAATTCCCGAATCGATGAGACAGTATCTGGCGATGCAATTCGATCCTAGCAAAGCGGGTGCGAGAGACCCATTCGGGCGCACAGGTGCGTATGGAGCCAATGGTGCTTACCCGAGCGAGTCCGCACCCTCAGGGAAAGTCG TCATCCATCACTTCACCTGCCGTTCCCTGACCATTGGAAGCTGGCGGCGCATCGGGCAAAACGCAATGGACCTGGTTGTCTTCTACTCCCCTGAAAAAGCCTGCATGACATATTACATCAATAACGATTCTGCCGGATACAAAATCGAGTACCCCTTTTCCtacatcaagaacatcacGCTCGAATCGGGTGATGCCAACGCCCAGCCCAACGGGGTTCCCACCAGGCCGGCTGGCCTCCTCGTGGAACTCAATCGTCCTCCGTTGTTCTACATGGATTCGTCTAACTCAGGTGGATTCTATCAGTGCGGTGATTTTACAGAGGATCAGCAAGCGAGCCAGATCCTGGTGCATCATCTAGGAGGCCATCCGAAGGTTCTCAGTGTCCAGTTAGCCAAGTTGGTGTCGCTGGAGTCTTTCCAGAACCGTCTGGCGTACAGCAACCTTACGATGGCACCGCCAATGTCGCCTCATTTCATCCAGCGCCCTGCCTCGCAGCCAAACCAATTCGCGCCGGCATTCATGAACATGTATCAGGATCAGTCGACCCTAAACATTCCAGTCGCTCGCGGACACAAACGACAAAGGAGTCGTTCCGTTCCGGTTGCTGTGGACTTTTCTGCCATGCAGATGTCTCACTTCCCGTCTTACAACATGCCCCAGACTCCAACCCCATACCATAACGCAGACTCGGGCATTTTTGCGCCTGTGCCGCAGTCGGCTCAACCGCTAGCCCTGAACCTGCGCATTGACACCTCCCCTTCGTATGGGTTCGATCCTCGGGGCCATCCTATGTCTGCTACGACGACCGGTTCTCCGTCCGACTTTGCGAGCCCGTCCATCTTCGCTACCAGTGCGACCGGTGAGTCTACCCCAGTCGCTACGCACATGGGCCCTTCATTCAGCCTGCCTTTTGTAGCGCCTTCGGTGGATTCGTCCAGCATGGGGCATGCAGCTCCTTCCTACTCGAATGTCAGCCATGCCGATCCTATGATCGCTGAACATTCGCCTCCCCTGTCGAACATGGCGCATACCCCACAGGATATGTACACCCTAAGAACCGAGCAGCAGAccaatcttggagatgatgTGATGGGTCTGAATGAGATGTTCGTCAAGCAGAGCATGGACTATTCTGTCCCCACTACCATGGGACTTGAATGTAACACATACGACCTGCCCATGCAGACCTTGTCCGGCCAAACTTCGCCGCTCCCTGCAACCAACTATCAAAGCATGGAGGGTGTTGATCTCAACTCGTTAGCTCCGGGATCATGA
- a CDS encoding phosphatidylglycerophosphatase, whose translation MASTPNTNLRGFNHAVQTLLRNPSQFLPHLTIPTFTHLPEQLGPHLHRQSPGEKPAAAAKSPTIRALVLDKDNTLCPPKTTAFPPQIIDKLSALRNSPTSPFNQSTAPDSILIVSNRAGSHPRFDAEVREIEERLSPLRIPVFRLPEGSEKKPFCGREVLDWFRERGVVTRADEIAVVGDRLGTDVLMAAMMGSWSVWCRDGVYEGVDPLKGRPNMNILERMEIWIEKYLREFRGLKAPLPRGWESQ comes from the coding sequence atggCCAGCACACCAAACACCAACCTCCGTGGCTTCAATCACGCAGTACAAACCCTCCTACGAAACCCCTCGCAGTTCCTCCCCCACCTCACAATCCCGACCTTCACCCACCTCCCCGAACAACTCGGTCCGCACCTCCACAGACAATCTCCAGGCGAAaaaccagcagcagccgccaaATCACCCACAATCCGcgccctcgtcctcgacaaagACAACACCCTGTGCCCGCCCAAGACAACTGCCTTCCCTCCCCAGATCATTGACAAGCTCTCCGCGCTGCGCAACTCGCCCACCTCGCCCTTCAACCAGTCCACAGCCCCTGACtcgatcctcatcgtctccaaCCGCGCAGGGAGCCATCCGCGCTTCGACGCCGAGGTGCGAGAGATCGAGGAACGGTTGTCACCCCTGCGGATTCCCGTCTTCCGATTGCCCGAGGgcagcgagaagaagccGTTTTGCGGGAGGGAGGTGCTGGATTGGTTTCGGGAGCGCGGGGTGGTGACGCGCGCAGACGAGATTGCGGTTGTCGGGGATCGATTGGGGACGGATGTGCTGATGGCAGCCATGATGGGGTCTTGGAGCGTCTGGTGCCGTGATGGGGTTTACGAAGGCGTGGATCCGCTCAAGGGGAGGCCGAATATGAATATCCTTGAGAGGATGGAGATCTGGATCGAGAAATATTTGAGGGAGTTTCGAGGATTGAAGGCGCCGCTGCCAAGGGGATGGGAGAGCCAGTAG
- a CDS encoding putative small nuclear ribonucleoprotein SmD3, whose product MGKLTSTIGIPIKLLNEAQGHVVTLEITSGVVYRGKLLEAEDNMNVQLKDITVTARDGRVSHLDQVYIRGSHVKFFIVPDMLRNAPMFRSRGQRGRGVGLARGKATVQRARGQRRG is encoded by the exons ATGGGTAAATTGACCAGCACCATCGGTATCCCCATCAAGCTCTTGAATGAAGCTCAG GGCCACGTGGTAACGCTGGAGATCACCTCGGGGGTGGTGTATCGGGGAAAGCTCTTGGAGG CTGAGGATAACATGAACGTCCAGCTCAAGGATATCACAGTCACTGCTCGTGATGGTCGCGTGTCGCACCTGGACCAGGTCTACATTCGCGGAAGCCACGTCAAGTTCTTCATCGTGCCGGATATGCTGAG AAACGCACCCATGTTCCGTTCGCGCGGCCAGCGCGGTAGAGGTGTTGGCCTTGCTCGTGGTAAGGCGACAGTGCAGAGGGCCCGGGGACAACGGAGGGGTTGA
- a CDS encoding adaptin-binding domain-containing protein, with protein sequence MFSAKKFPATNHIFSNPHGSKASNTKHLNPFEIDIKTLSDSRPAQAEPPSPEMTMTSPPDLNSASAPRIRNPRRLLILSPSSHSTSTIPSFLHSLTETPVADPPASFAGYTTHPLLRLTNRYYTADIPIWVDEIPLQTATDERTRTQTAGEGESAAPPSPAQWAVEFSGEDARVVRDAIGALVICIRNLEDRSASLPAGAGTGTDAGAGAGAGSPESRNDVKSLKEFLAAVGRVKGVIEEERAEVGDVPVLLVLVGGPRGHNGARVRGEEGDLEELDGESVEPFSVGWWEDQLFEMGMVGVEVLEWDPTGEEGEERNVYGEYQGMRRIREILETNDWAAPSEDAAPGGISGDGLEEHLLGLDCGENGFDLEVNELEREMLGLRMAIEHGGDGGEDQDEDEDNDDGLKVESLEALMMRMQAIRDMSSELPESERKKFAAKAVRDIMKEL encoded by the exons ATGTTCTCCGCCAAAAAGTTCCCCGCAACAAACCACATTTTCTCCAATCCCCATGGCAGCAAAGCAAGCAATACCAAGCATTTGAACCCATTTGAAATAGACATAAAAACTCTCAGCGACAGCCGTCCAGCGCAAGCTGAGCCACCCTCCCCCGAAATGACCATGACTTCCCCGCCCGACCTTAACTCGGCGAGCGCACCCCGAATCCGCAACCCACGCcgtctcctcatcctctccccAAGCTCCCACTCGACCTCGACGATCCCATCGTTCCTGCACTCCCTAACAGAAACCCCAGTCGCCGACCCCCCGGCCTCCTTCGCAGGGTACACCACCCAccctctcctccgcctcacAAATCGGTACTACACCGCCGACATCCCGATATGGGTTGACGAGATCCCTCTCCAGACGGCGACAGATGAACGCACACGCACACAGACAGcaggagaaggggaaagcGCGGCCCCGCCCTCACCCGCGCAATGGGCTGTCGAGTTCTCAGGCGAAGACGCACGGGTTGTCCGCGACGCGATCGGGGCGCTGGTGATCTGTATTCGGAATCTGGAGGATAGGAGTGCGAGTTTACCTGCGGGCGCTGGTACGGGGACGGATGCAGGTGCAGGTGCAGGTGCAGGTTCGCCCGAGTCGCGGAATGACGTGAAAAGTCTCAAGGAGTTTCTGGCTGCGGTTGGACGGGTCAAGGGTGTGATTGAGGAGGAGCGCGCGGAGGTCGGGGATGTCCCTGTTTTGCTGGTATTAGTAGGAGGGCCAAGAGGACATAACGGCGCGCGAGTGcgcggcgaggagggcgatttggaggagttggatggTGAGAGCGTTGAGCCGTTTTCTGTGGGGTGGTGGGAGGATCAGCTGTTTGAGATGGGGATGGTGGGGGTGGAGGTGCTGGAGTGGGATCCGACgggggaagagggggagGAGCGGAACGTCTACGGAG AATACCAGGGTATGCGGCGCATTAGGGAAATCCTGGAGACGAATGACTGGGCTGCGCCGTCTGAGGATGCGGCTCCGGGTGGGATTAGCGGCGATGGTCTCGAAGAGCATCTTCTAGGATTGGATTGTGGGGAGAACGGGTTTGATCTTGAGGTCAACGAGCTGGAACGAGAGATGCTGGGGTTGAGGATGGCGATTGAGcatggtggtgatggtggagaggatcaggatgaggatgaggacaaCGACGACGGACTCAAAGTCGAGTCTTTGGAAgctttgatgatgcggaTGCAAGCTATCAGAG ACATGAGTTCCGAGTTACCGGAGAGCGAGCGAAAGAAATTTGCTGCCAAAGCTGTACGAGATATCATGAAAGAACTATAG
- a CDS encoding protein tyrosine phosphatase-like domain-containing protein, with amino-acid sequence MSQSTTRASSAPRASASGLTRVYLLAYNAISFCLWATCVIRGATLVFSLAPNGHLPAIFHHVYSPLLTTTQTLAGLEILHSLVGIVRAPVMTTAMQVASRLLLVWGVMYLFHDRGNGHGGIVGGDFHEALPYGPGAKVGDYAFLGCLGAWGVTECIRYGFFALQVWGSGVPSWWTWLRYNTFYVLYPIGISSECIMVWKALKPAAEWNPLYWWFLVVVLIIYVPGSYILYTHMIAQRRKVMKKKGRAD; translated from the exons ATGTCCCAGTCCACCACAAGAGCCTCATCGGCTCCCCGGGCCTCGGCCTCAGGCCTTACTCGCGTCTACCTCCTCGCCTACAATGCAATCAGCTTCTGTCTCTGGGCCACCTGCGTCATCCGTGGCGCAACGCTTGTCTTCTCGCTCGCGCCCAACGGCCATCTCCCCGCCATCTTCCACCACGTCTACTCCCCGCTGCTCACAACGACCCAGACACTCGCGGGCCTGGAGATCCTGCACAGTCTGGTGGGCATTGTGCGCGCCCCCGTCATGACAACCGCCATGCAGGTAGCCAGCCGCCTGCTCCTGGTCTGGGGCGTGATGTATCTCTTCCACGACCGCGGGAACGGGCACGGCGGCATTGTCGGCGGCGACTTTCACGAGGCATTGCCGTATGGACCTGGCGCCAAGGTAGGCGATTATGCGTTCCTGGGATGTCTGGGGGCGTGGGGCGTCACCGAGTGTATTCGGTATGGGTTCTTTGCGTTGCAGGTTTGGGGTAGTGGTGTCCCGAGTTGGTGGACTTGGTTGAG GTACAATACCTTCTATGTGCTATATCCAATTGGTATCAGCAGCGAGTGCATCATGGTCTGGAAAGCGCTCAAGCCCGCTGCTGAATGGAACCCTCTTTACTGGTGGTTCTTGGTGGTGGTCCTTATCATCTATGTCCCTG GCTCATACATTCTCTACACGCACATGATTGCGCAGAGGCGCAAGGTtatgaagaagaagggaagagCCGACTAA
- the ypd1 gene encoding Hpt domain-containing protein: MAPTTTTKTKAVEESPQPKETAPPKKLSEMSEVIDKATFDQILEMDDDEDMDFSKGIVYGFFDQAETTFDKMDKALEKKDLDELSSLGHFLKGSSATLGLKKVKDHCEKIQHYGAGKDETGTVDEPDEEKSLQNIKETLAEVKKDYKEVAQFLRSYYGETKSPEVTSPSSK, encoded by the exons ATGGCTCCTACAACCACTaccaagaccaaggccgTTGAGGAATCT CCCCAACCCAAGGAGACTGCTCCACCAAAGAAGCTCTCAGAGATGAGCGAAGTCATCGACAAGGCCACCTTTGACCAGATCTTGGAgatggacgatgatgaagacatGGATTTCAGCAAGGGCATCGTGTATGGATTTTTCGATCAAGCCGAAACCACGTTTGACAAGATGGACAAGGCTTT agagaagaaggacctCGATGAGCTTTCTTCGCTTGGACATTTCCTAAAAGGATCGTCAGCGACCCTGGGGTTGAAGAAGGTCAAAGATCACTGTGAAAAGATCCAGCATTACGGTGCCGGTAAAGATGAAACCGGCACTGTGGACGAACCCGATGAGGAGAAATCGCTGCAGAACATCAAGGAAACTCTGGCTGAAGTCAAGAAGGACTATAAAGAAGTAGCGCAGTTCCTCCGCAGCTATTACGGCGAGACAAAGTCTCCCGAGGTCACCTCGCCCTCCTCTAAATAG